One genomic region from Melioribacteraceae bacterium encodes:
- a CDS encoding Na+:solute symporter, translating into MLLQSIDWIIIIAFFIVTTIIGLWATKRASKNSTEFFLSGRNMPWYLLGFSMVATTFSVDTPNLVTDIVRQNGIAGNWVWWAFLLTGMLTVFIYAKLWRRSNVMTDVEFYEIRYSGKPAAFLRGFRALYLGLFFNVVIMASVTLAAVKVGSVMLNMSPLEVILIAGGLTVVYSSLGGLLGVLLTDFIQFIIAMIGSVVAAYIAVNLPQIGGIDKLLSHPEVSNKLSLLPDFNNYELALVVFIIPIAVQWWSVWYPGAEPGGGGYIVQRMLAAKNEKHAMGATLFFNFAHYALRPWPWILVALSSIVVFPNLETIQHAFPHVNPDIIRHDMAYPAMLTYLPSGILGIVVASLISAYMSTMSTSFNWGSSYVVNDFYKRFIKPAATEKELVLVGRLSTVLMMVLAGTFALLLQNALSAFNILLQIGAGTGLLFILRWFWWRINAFSEITAMVVSFLVALFFFFLSKYHNGQIDLLIASGMERAEAIQQVGPLKTYEELIIGVCITTLSWIIATLITKPTRTEKLISFYKLVHPGGIGWRKITDLMKKEDPNYDQSFSKAFIAEGILGMFIGCIGVYSLLFSIGYWIYSQYLLAAFLTLVAVVSSYLILRIWNKFHAN; encoded by the coding sequence ATGCTACTACAATCTATTGACTGGATCATCATCATTGCTTTTTTTATAGTGACGACAATTATCGGATTATGGGCAACAAAACGGGCAAGCAAAAACTCTACGGAATTTTTTCTCTCCGGCAGAAACATGCCCTGGTATCTACTCGGTTTTTCAATGGTAGCCACAACATTCTCTGTCGATACACCGAATCTTGTAACCGACATCGTTAGACAAAACGGAATAGCCGGCAACTGGGTATGGTGGGCATTCCTGCTTACCGGAATGCTGACAGTATTCATCTATGCAAAATTATGGCGAAGATCCAATGTTATGACTGATGTTGAGTTTTATGAAATCCGGTACAGCGGAAAACCTGCCGCGTTTCTCAGAGGATTCAGAGCGCTTTATCTCGGACTCTTCTTCAATGTAGTAATCATGGCATCTGTTACGTTAGCTGCCGTTAAAGTTGGTTCGGTTATGCTGAATATGAGTCCGCTTGAAGTAATTCTGATTGCAGGGGGATTAACAGTTGTCTACAGTTCATTAGGAGGGCTGCTTGGAGTTCTATTAACCGATTTTATACAGTTTATAATCGCAATGATCGGTTCCGTTGTTGCAGCATATATTGCAGTCAATTTACCGCAGATAGGTGGAATTGATAAACTTCTTTCACATCCGGAAGTTTCGAACAAGTTATCCTTACTACCCGATTTCAATAATTATGAATTAGCGTTGGTAGTTTTTATTATTCCGATAGCCGTGCAATGGTGGAGCGTCTGGTATCCGGGAGCTGAGCCTGGAGGCGGAGGTTATATAGTTCAGAGAATGCTGGCAGCTAAAAATGAAAAACACGCTATGGGCGCAACACTCTTTTTTAATTTCGCCCATTATGCATTAAGACCCTGGCCCTGGATCCTTGTGGCATTATCATCCATAGTTGTTTTCCCGAACCTTGAAACCATTCAGCATGCTTTCCCTCACGTTAATCCGGATATCATCCGGCACGATATGGCTTATCCCGCGATGCTTACATATCTGCCCAGCGGCATATTGGGAATTGTTGTGGCTTCCCTTATTTCGGCATACATGTCCACAATGTCGACAAGTTTTAACTGGGGGTCCTCATATGTTGTTAACGATTTTTACAAGAGATTTATAAAACCTGCAGCAACAGAAAAAGAACTTGTGCTTGTTGGAAGATTATCAACTGTACTTATGATGGTTTTGGCGGGAACATTCGCACTTCTTTTACAGAATGCTCTAAGTGCTTTCAACATTCTACTTCAAATTGGTGCGGGAACGGGCCTGCTTTTCATTCTCAGATGGTTCTGGTGGCGTATCAATGCTTTTAGTGAAATTACAGCAATGGTTGTATCATTTCTGGTTGCGCTGTTTTTCTTCTTTCTTTCAAAGTATCACAACGGCCAGATTGATCTTTTAATTGCATCAGGAATGGAACGGGCGGAAGCAATTCAGCAGGTAGGACCGTTAAAGACTTATGAAGAACTGATTATAGGTGTCTGCATTACTACGCTTTCGTGGATAATAGCAACATTGATAACAAAGCCGACACGAACAGAGAAATTGATCAGTTTCTACAAGCTTGTACATCCGGGCGGAATTGGATGGAGGAAAATTACTGATCTTATGAAGAAGGAGGATCCGAATTACGACCAGTCATTCAGCAAGGCATTTATTGCCGAGGGAATTCTCGGAATGTTTATCGGATGCATCGGCGTTTACAGTCTCCTTTTTTCAATCGGTTACTGGATCTATTCTCAGTATTTGCTTGCAGCTTTTCTAACATTGGTAGCAGTAGTTTCCTCATATCTGATATTAAGGATCTGGAATAAATTTCATGCAAACTAA
- a CDS encoding uroporphyrinogen decarboxylase family protein, whose product MQTKLIFILTENGLQINMTPKERLNAAMNLEQVDKIPLMCQFSIGHMLLQLNVSPSEFWFDPKIYSDGLITLREIYGFDGILISLHGHDPEWRKKVLRVVKESEQEIVEWQNGDKTFCPYNDLPFFEFRNQKEEIDINTLSPDDLPAELNYIPVSQNLHFLINSGHKFDVIEDIVNRAGSEFSIHGEITSPFDYLLDYLGLDNAMLALIDTPEKCLMILSRFTELIKELALDMCDTGIDAIKISSPFAGSGFISPEDYQRFVLPFEKEIATAVRSRNVHIYTHTCGAINDRLELMFEAGISGIECLDPPPLGNVELKDAVERIGNKGFIKGNIDSVNLLLNSSREEILEDVKKRIQIGRLKKGFILSTACSIAPPVKRENILLLREALDKSGQPIK is encoded by the coding sequence ATGCAAACTAAATTAATTTTCATTTTAACTGAGAACGGATTACAAATTAATATGACGCCGAAGGAACGATTAAATGCAGCAATGAATCTCGAGCAGGTTGATAAGATCCCTCTTATGTGCCAGTTCAGTATCGGACATATGTTGCTGCAGCTTAATGTTTCCCCTTCAGAATTCTGGTTCGATCCCAAAATATATTCGGATGGTTTGATAACTCTTAGAGAGATTTACGGATTCGACGGAATATTGATCAGTCTGCACGGACATGATCCGGAGTGGCGTAAGAAAGTTTTAAGAGTAGTTAAAGAAAGTGAACAAGAGATTGTTGAGTGGCAAAACGGAGATAAAACATTCTGCCCGTATAACGATCTTCCATTCTTCGAATTCAGAAATCAAAAAGAAGAGATCGATATAAATACTCTTTCACCCGATGATCTGCCGGCAGAACTGAATTACATTCCGGTTTCCCAGAATCTCCATTTTTTAATTAACAGCGGACATAAGTTTGATGTAATTGAGGATATAGTAAACCGCGCCGGCAGCGAGTTCTCGATTCACGGCGAAATTACTTCACCATTCGATTACCTGCTCGATTATCTCGGTCTCGATAATGCAATGCTCGCACTTATTGATACCCCGGAAAAGTGCCTAATGATTTTATCCCGCTTCACAGAATTAATTAAAGAACTGGCACTCGACATGTGCGACACAGGAATTGATGCGATAAAAATCTCTTCGCCTTTCGCCGGGTCGGGATTTATTTCTCCGGAGGATTACCAGAGATTCGTCCTCCCGTTCGAAAAGGAAATTGCAACAGCGGTACGAAGCCGGAATGTTCATATTTATACGCATACCTGCGGAGCTATAAACGACAGATTGGAATTAATGTTCGAAGCCGGTATCAGCGGAATTGAATGCCTCGATCCTCCCCCGCTCGGAAATGTTGAACTTAAGGATGCGGTTGAGAGAATCGGGAATAAAGGTTTTATAAAAGGGAATATCGATTCAGTCAACCTTCTTCTTAATTCATCCCGTGAGGAAATACTTGAAGATGTTAAAAAAAGGATTCAAATCGGGAGATTGAAAAAGGGTTTTATTCTCAGTACCGCCTGTTCTATTGCTCCTCCGGTCAAAAGGGAAAATATTCTTCTATTGAGAGAAGCACTGGATAAATCGGGTCAACCGATTAAGTAA
- the bglX gene encoding beta-glucosidase BglX, with protein MKKIYLIIFLSSMLAAQNRTVDQRVDSLLSLMTLEEKIGQTVQYSGGKVTGTKSARPRNEHIELIRKGKVGSFLNVFGANTTAEIQRIAIEESRLKIPLLFGMDIIHGYKTIFPVPIAEASSWDPELVKLSASLQAEEASSAGIHWTFSPMVDIARDPRWGRVVEGSGEDPFLGSVMAEHRVYGYQGNNLEDPKTIVACAKHFAAYGGAEGGRDYNTVDISERTLMEIYLPPFKKAVEAGVGTLMSSFNEINGIPSSANPLLLNRILRDKWNFNGFVVSDWNSIGELIQHGIAADLKGAAGLALNSGVDMDMESDAYFDYLKSLIEEGVVSEETLNQSVIRILKIKFRLGLFDEPFKYCSSERESNTVLNEKMIETAREVAKRSIVLLKNRNGLLPLSKKINKIAIIGPLADSKDNLLGPWKAEGDSSNVISILDGVKNKLANSAQIFYEKGCSINGESRNGFELARSAADQSDFVILCVGESRQMSGEARNRTNIDLPGIQEDLVKEMHKSGKPVIVVLINGRPLSINWISENVDAILEAWFPGIQTGNAIADVLFGDYNPSAKLPVTIPRSVGQIPIYYNHKNTGRPYNPDSFYTSGYIDSGITPLYPFGFGLSYTSFNYGKIKTDKIRMAIGDSLRVNIDITNSGKYDGEEVVQLYIRDMVGSVTRPVKELKDFRKVFIRSGEVARVEFVLSSDQFKFYDADMNYVVEPGKFKIFIGPDSVNLEETEIEVFRGN; from the coding sequence ATGAAAAAAATTTATCTTATCATTTTTTTATCATCGATGCTCGCTGCGCAGAACAGGACTGTTGATCAAAGAGTCGATTCATTACTTTCATTAATGACTCTTGAAGAAAAGATCGGTCAGACGGTTCAATACAGCGGAGGGAAAGTAACTGGTACTAAATCAGCTCGCCCACGTAATGAACACATCGAACTGATCAGAAAAGGAAAAGTCGGCTCATTCTTAAATGTTTTCGGTGCTAATACTACTGCCGAAATACAGAGGATTGCCATAGAAGAGAGCCGCCTGAAAATTCCGCTTTTATTCGGCATGGATATAATACACGGTTATAAAACAATTTTTCCTGTACCTATTGCCGAGGCAAGTTCCTGGGACCCTGAACTGGTAAAGCTTTCGGCAAGTCTTCAGGCAGAGGAAGCTTCATCCGCAGGTATTCACTGGACCTTCAGCCCGATGGTTGATATTGCTAGAGATCCTCGATGGGGAAGGGTTGTTGAAGGGAGTGGCGAAGATCCTTTCCTGGGATCTGTTATGGCTGAACATAGAGTATACGGTTATCAGGGTAATAATCTCGAGGATCCTAAAACAATTGTTGCATGCGCCAAACACTTTGCTGCATACGGCGGTGCTGAAGGCGGACGCGATTATAACACTGTGGATATTTCAGAAAGAACTCTGATGGAGATCTATCTTCCTCCATTTAAAAAAGCTGTTGAAGCAGGAGTCGGCACTTTAATGTCGTCTTTCAATGAAATTAACGGAATCCCGTCTTCTGCTAATCCGCTATTATTGAATCGGATTCTGAGGGATAAATGGAATTTCAATGGTTTTGTTGTAAGTGACTGGAATTCAATCGGTGAATTAATTCAACATGGAATCGCTGCAGATTTGAAAGGTGCTGCCGGACTGGCTTTAAATTCAGGCGTTGATATGGATATGGAATCCGATGCTTATTTCGATTATTTGAAATCCTTGATTGAGGAAGGGGTAGTTTCGGAGGAGACTCTTAATCAAAGTGTTATAAGGATATTAAAAATAAAATTCAGGCTCGGCCTTTTTGACGAACCATTTAAATACTGCAGCAGCGAGCGAGAGAGTAATACGGTCTTAAATGAAAAGATGATAGAAACAGCCAGGGAGGTTGCTAAACGTTCAATTGTTCTCTTGAAAAACAGGAACGGCCTATTACCCCTTTCAAAGAAAATAAATAAAATTGCTATTATAGGCCCGCTGGCCGATTCTAAAGATAATCTGCTCGGACCCTGGAAAGCAGAAGGTGATTCATCGAACGTAATTTCGATTCTGGATGGAGTTAAGAATAAACTCGCAAATTCTGCTCAGATTTTTTATGAAAAAGGCTGCTCGATAAATGGTGAATCCAGAAATGGATTTGAGTTAGCTAGATCAGCTGCTGATCAGTCGGACTTTGTCATTTTATGCGTTGGTGAATCGAGACAGATGAGCGGTGAAGCACGTAACAGAACTAACATAGACTTGCCCGGTATTCAGGAGGACCTGGTTAAGGAGATGCATAAATCAGGTAAACCGGTTATTGTGGTACTTATTAACGGACGCCCGCTTTCAATCAATTGGATAAGTGAGAATGTTGATGCAATTCTTGAAGCCTGGTTTCCCGGTATCCAGACTGGAAATGCAATTGCTGACGTGCTCTTTGGAGATTATAATCCTTCCGCAAAACTTCCGGTTACAATCCCGAGAAGTGTCGGTCAGATTCCGATCTATTATAATCATAAAAATACGGGCCGCCCTTACAATCCTGATTCATTTTATACATCAGGATATATCGATTCAGGCATTACTCCTCTGTATCCATTCGGATTCGGATTGAGCTATACCAGTTTTAACTACGGAAAAATTAAAACCGATAAAATCAGAATGGCAATCGGAGATTCTTTGAGGGTGAACATCGATATTACCAATTCCGGAAAATATGACGGAGAAGAAGTGGTTCAACTCTATATAAGAGACATGGTTGGAAGTGTAACAAGGCCTGTTAAAGAATTAAAGGATTTCAGGAAGGTTTTTATCAGATCCGGTGAAGTTGCAAGAGTCGAGTTTGTTCTGTCTTCAGACCAATTCAAATTCTATGATGCCGATATGAATTATGTCGTAGAACCTGGGAAGTTTAAAATTTTTATCGGTCCGGATTCTGTAAATTTGGAAGAAACCGAAATTGAAGTTTTTCGCGGAAACTAA
- a CDS encoding methyl-accepting chemotaxis protein: MKSIRDIKFKTKLRSSFFVLGLICTLIVINVLYQMTVINEVKDEINSEYIEPTNKVSEVNQRFQTLNNTLLKFSIEVFQNDMNKNLQALEVNKKAIDENIKSLSEEYQDTDISQYLESIKASWSDYKSLVIDGTISAAATGSFELAAEVASTFGEEVGEKLGNNFSEINKYLVNKGESLNTELSDIANNSLIVSLIGMALGTIAFLFSFFKITSMLTKPIDELKKLIARFAEGDFADSAVINTRDEFGELSRLLENMREGQQNKIEAANEIAKGNLDLQIKVLSDKDMLSQSFQIVMENLNNLIFEIKLITDEIINGKVSTRGNPDKFYGAFKEIIIGVNTTLDALFMPIKEGVEILEDMSKGNFTARVKGNYKGDHRMIADSINTLGNSLNRILAEISDMVNRTASISEQISSSTEQMAAGAQEQSVQATEVATSVDEMTRTILDTSKNASKAAEASKKAGEVAQDGGNVVEKTIVGMNRIADFVEKASEKIQALGKSSEQIGEIIQVIDDIANQTNLLALNAAIEAARAGEQGRGFAVVADEVRKLAERTTKATKEISDMIKQIQGVTDNVVQSMHEGSSEVDNGKNLANKAGDSLKQIILTSGEVQDVVAQVASASEEQSSTSEIISRNVESISKVTNENAAGIQQIAGSADELNKMTDNLKELLTQFNFSNLDYADHHNQKQVTSPLYN, encoded by the coding sequence ATGAAATCTATCAGGGATATAAAATTCAAAACCAAGTTAAGATCCTCTTTCTTTGTACTCGGCTTAATCTGTACTTTGATTGTTATTAATGTTCTTTACCAGATGACAGTTATTAACGAAGTCAAGGATGAGATTAATTCGGAATATATCGAACCAACAAATAAAGTATCGGAAGTAAATCAGAGATTTCAGACTCTGAATAACACATTGCTGAAGTTCTCAATCGAAGTCTTTCAGAATGATATGAACAAGAACCTACAGGCTCTTGAGGTGAATAAAAAAGCAATCGATGAAAATATAAAGTCGCTAAGTGAAGAGTATCAGGATACCGATATAAGTCAGTATCTGGAATCGATTAAGGCAAGCTGGTCTGATTACAAATCGCTCGTTATCGACGGAACCATCAGTGCGGCAGCGACGGGAAGTTTTGAACTGGCCGCAGAGGTCGCTTCAACTTTCGGTGAGGAAGTGGGTGAGAAACTTGGAAATAATTTCAGTGAGATCAATAAGTACCTTGTTAACAAGGGTGAATCTCTAAACACAGAATTATCTGATATCGCAAATAATTCGCTTATCGTCAGTCTTATAGGAATGGCTCTCGGTACAATCGCATTTCTTTTCTCATTCTTTAAGATTACATCAATGCTGACCAAACCGATAGACGAACTGAAAAAATTAATAGCAAGATTTGCTGAAGGCGATTTTGCTGATTCCGCGGTTATTAATACCAGGGATGAATTCGGTGAATTATCCCGACTGCTTGAAAATATGAGAGAAGGTCAGCAGAATAAAATTGAAGCCGCTAATGAAATTGCCAAAGGTAATCTTGATCTTCAGATAAAAGTACTCTCCGATAAAGATATGCTTTCACAGAGTTTCCAGATTGTTATGGAAAATCTGAACAACCTGATATTTGAAATCAAACTTATAACCGATGAAATTATTAACGGAAAAGTATCAACACGCGGTAATCCGGATAAATTCTACGGAGCTTTCAAAGAAATTATTATCGGAGTCAATACAACGCTTGATGCTCTTTTCATGCCGATAAAGGAAGGAGTTGAAATTCTCGAGGATATGTCGAAAGGAAATTTCACCGCACGTGTGAAAGGTAATTATAAAGGTGACCATAGAATGATTGCCGACAGCATCAATACTCTGGGTAATTCGCTTAACAGGATCCTTGCTGAAATTAGTGATATGGTTAACCGTACGGCATCGATTAGCGAGCAGATCTCCTCTTCTACAGAACAGATGGCTGCAGGTGCACAGGAACAGAGCGTTCAGGCTACAGAAGTTGCTACAAGCGTTGATGAAATGACGCGTACTATTCTCGATACATCCAAAAACGCTTCCAAAGCTGCCGAAGCTTCCAAGAAAGCCGGTGAAGTTGCACAGGACGGCGGTAACGTAGTTGAAAAAACAATTGTCGGAATGAATAGAATTGCAGATTTTGTTGAAAAAGCTTCTGAAAAAATTCAGGCGCTCGGAAAGAGCAGTGAACAGATAGGCGAGATTATTCAGGTTATCGACGATATAGCAAACCAGACAAATCTCCTTGCTCTCAATGCCGCGATTGAAGCTGCAAGAGCCGGAGAACAGGGCAGAGGATTTGCTGTTGTAGCCGACGAGGTAAGAAAACTTGCCGAAAGAACTACCAAGGCAACAAAGGAAATCTCCGATATGATTAAACAGATTCAGGGAGTAACTGATAACGTTGTTCAATCGATGCATGAGGGAAGCTCCGAAGTTGATAACGGAAAGAATCTTGCTAACAAGGCGGGCGATTCCCTTAAACAGATTATTCTTACTTCAGGCGAAGTTCAGGATGTTGTTGCCCAGGTAGCTTCTGCAAGCGAGGAACAAAGCTCTACCAGTGAAATAATTAGCAGAAATGTTGAATCGATAAGCAAAGTTACTAATGAGAACGCCGCAGGTATACAGCAGATTGCCGGTTCCGCTGATGAACTGAACAAGATGACGGATAACCTTAAAGAGCTTCTTACACAATTCAACTTCAGTAATCTTGACTATGCTGATCATCATAATCAAAAACAGGTTACGTCTCCTCTTTACAACTGA
- a CDS encoding energy transducer TonB — MKLVYFCAVLFFMFIKVTGEKLNSNLLPGEEDYLAIAEVMPEPVSGLPGLMKKIGYPTVARKAGVEGKVIAMAYITENGDVDNVKIIKGLEGGCSEEVERVLRESKFKPGSNAGKNVKVKMAMAFQFKLQ, encoded by the coding sequence ATGAAACTAGTTTATTTCTGTGCAGTTCTTTTTTTCATGTTCATTAAGGTTACAGGCGAAAAACTGAATTCAAATTTATTACCGGGCGAGGAAGATTATCTTGCCATAGCTGAAGTTATGCCCGAACCTGTAAGCGGATTACCGGGTTTAATGAAAAAGATTGGCTATCCCACAGTTGCGAGAAAAGCCGGTGTAGAAGGGAAAGTAATTGCGATGGCTTATATCACCGAAAACGGGGATGTTGATAATGTAAAGATTATTAAAGGGCTCGAAGGCGGATGCTCCGAAGAAGTTGAACGCGTTTTAAGAGAAAGTAAATTTAAACCCGGTTCAAATGCTGGAAAAAATGTAAAAGTAAAAATGGCAATGGCATTCCAATTTAAACTACAATAA
- a CDS encoding bacteriohemerythrin, translated as MSLILWNNSFSVNIMKIDLQHQRLVDMINKLHDSMKKRESNNVLAGILNDMVAYTLVHFKSEEDLFIKFNYPAGRTHKMEHDLFIKKVEEFVGEFKSGNKILSIEVLNFLTEWLSQHIKIQDKAYTNFLNDKGIV; from the coding sequence ATGAGTCTTATCTTGTGGAATAACAGTTTCAGCGTAAATATTATGAAAATTGATCTGCAGCATCAGAGATTGGTTGATATGATTAACAAGCTGCACGATTCAATGAAGAAAAGAGAATCGAACAACGTTCTAGCGGGAATCCTAAATGATATGGTCGCTTATACTTTGGTTCATTTTAAATCGGAGGAAGATCTTTTTATCAAATTCAATTATCCCGCCGGAAGGACTCACAAAATGGAACATGATCTTTTTATTAAGAAAGTCGAGGAGTTTGTTGGTGAATTCAAATCCGGAAATAAAATCCTTTCTATTGAGGTTCTTAATTTTCTGACGGAATGGCTTTCACAGCATATCAAAATTCAGGATAAAGCTTATACGAATTTTCTAAACGATAAAGGAATAGTTTAA